The genomic interval AGTCGTACAGGCGCTCGAAATAGTCGGAGGCAAAGAACAGGTTCTTGCCCCAGTCGAAGCCGAGCCAGCGCACGTCGGCCTGGATGGAATCGATATATTCCTGCTCCTCCTTGACCGGATTGGTGTCGTCGAAGCGCAGATGGCAGCGGCCCGGAAACTCCTGGGCGATGCCGAAATTCAGGGCAATCGACTTGGCATGGCCGATATGCAGGTAACCGTTCGGCTCCGGCGGGAACCGGGTCACGATCTCCTTGTATTTGCCTGCGTCGAGATCGGCCTGGATGATGTCGCGAATGAAATCGCGCCCCACCTCTGCCGCCACCGGTTCTGTGCTCATCCGAAAATCCTGTAGGGAAATCAGCGGTCCTTCTGCCAAATTCGGACGGCCCAGCCAAGGGGCTGATGAGGGGCTGACAAGGGCTGAGGACATCAGCCGCAAGGCTTTAGTTATGCTCCGTTCCTGCTATACACCACCGCCTCCCGAAGCATAGGCCTTAACCCAGAATGACCGATTCCGTCGTCACGCGCTTTGCCCCCTCGCCGACCGGCTTCCTCCATATCGGGGGCGCCCGCACGGCGCTGTTCAACTGGCTCTATGCGAAGAAGCACGGCGGCAAGATGCTGCTCCGGATCGAGGACACCGACCGGGAGCGCTCCACCAAGGAGGCGATCGACGCCATCCTCGACGGCTTGAAATGGCTGGAGCTCGGCTGGGACGGTGACGTTATCTACCAATTCAGCCGCGCCGCCCGTCACCGCGAGGTCGCCGAGCAGCTTCTGGCCGAAGGCAAGGCCTATCGCTGCTACGCTACGCCCGAGGAGCTCACCGCGATGCGCGAGAAGGCGCGCGCGGAGGGGCGCACCCGGCTCTATGACGGCATGTGGCGCGACCGCGACCCCGCAACCGCGCCATCAGGCATGAAGCCGACGATCCGGCTGCGCGCGCCGCAGACCGGCGAGACCGTGATCGAGGACCAGGTGCAGGGCCGCGTGGTCTGGCAGAACGAGAATCTGGACGACCTCGTCCTGCTGCGCGGCGACGGCACGCCGACCTACATGCTCGCGGTGGTCGTCGACGACCACGACATGGCCGTCACCCACGTCATCCGCGGCGACGATCACCTCATCAACGCGGCACGCCAGAAGCAGATCTATGATGCGATGGGCTGGGCGCTGCCGAGCATGTCGCACATCCCGCTGATCCACGGCCCGGACGGCTCAAAGCTGTCCAAGCGGCACGGCGCGCTCGGCGTCGATGCCTACCGTGCCATGGGGTACCTGCCGGCTGCGCTCCGCAACTACCTCGTCCGGCTCGGCTGGAGCCATGGCGACCAGGAGATCTTCTCCACCGAGGAGATGATCGCGGCCTTCGACCTCTCCGGCATCGGCCGCGCGGCGGCACGCTTCGATTTCGCCAAGTTGGAAAGCCTCAACGGCCACTACATCCGCAATGCCGACGATGCTTCGCTCGTGAAGATGTTCGAGGACGTGCTCGACCATGTGCCCACCAAATCCGAGCTCAAGGCAAAACTCAACGACACCACGCGCGCGCAACTGCTCAAGGCGATGCCGAGCCTGAAGGAGCGCGCCAAGACGCTGATCGAGCTGATCGACGGCGCCTATTTCATCTTCGCCGACCGCCCGCTGGAGCTCGATCCCAAGGCGGCGGCACTGCTGACCGACGACAACCGCAGGCTGATCGGACGGCTGCATTCCGCGCTGGAGAATGTCGAGGCCTGGAGCGCCGCCACCGCCGAGGCCGCGCTGCGGAGCTACGCCGAGGAAAATAGTCTCAAGCTTGGCGCGGTCGCGCAACCATTGCGGGCGGCGCTGACCGGACGGAGCACGTCACCCGGCATTTTCGAGGTTTTGGACGTCTTGGGACGCCAGGAAAGCCTGGGACGGCTCAAGGATCAGGCTACGACGTAAGTAGAGCCCGGCGTGCGGCCATCTTGCAGCGCACACAGCAATAATATACCCATCTCACCCGTACCTTCTGGAATTTCCGGCCTGCCCCACCATGTCACTGGGGTCTCCGGGTCCGGCCCGTTTCACCACACATCGGGGACCTACGATGGACGCCAAACCAAGCACAAAAACCGCGACGCTGACGGTCGGAAACAAGAACTACGACCTCCCGATCCTCAGCGGCAGCATCGGCCCCGACGTCGTCGACATCGGCAAGCTGTACGGCCAGTCCGGCCTGTTCACCTACGATCCCGGCTTCACCTCGACCGCGAGCTGCCAGTCCAAGATCACCTATATCGACGGTGACGCGGGCGTGCTGGAATACCGCGGCTACCCGATCGAGCAGCTCGCCGAGCACGGCGACTTCCTGGAGACCTGCTATCTCCTGCTCTATGGGGATCTCCCGACCGCTGCCCAGAAGAAGGATTTTGACTACCGCGTGACCCATCACACGATGGTGCACGAGCAGATGGCCCGCTTCTTCCAGGGCTTCCGCCGCGACGCCCACCCGATGGCGATCATGGTCGCGGCCGTCGGTGCGCTCGCCGCGTTCTATCACGACTCCACCGACATCAACGATCCGAAGCAGCGCATGATCGCCTCCATGCGCATGATCGCCAAGATCCCGACGCTGGCCGCGATGGCCTTCAAATACACCGTCGGCCAGCCCTTCGTGTATCCGAAGAACTCGCTGAAGTTTGCCGAGAACTTCCTCAACATGTGCTTCGCAGTGCCCTGCGAAGACTACAAGATCAATCCGGTTCTCGCCGAAGCGCTGGAGAAGATCTTCATCCTGCATGCCGACCACGAGCAGAACGCCTCGACCTCGACGGTGCGCATCGCCGGCTCGTCCGGCGCCAACCCGTTCGCCTGCATCGCGGCCGGCATTGCCTGCCTCTGGGGCCCGGCCCATGGCGGCGCCAACGAAGCCGCGCTCGCCATGCTCGCCGACATCGGCACGGTCGACAAGATTCCGGAGTTCATCACGAAGGTGAAGGACAAGAGCAGCGAAGTCCGCCTGATGGGCTTCGGTCATCGCGTCTACAAGAACTACGATCCGCGCGCCAAGATCATGCAGAAGATGTGTCACGCCGTGCTCAAGGAGACCGGTCATGGCGACGATCCGATGCTCAAGGTCGCGCTCGAGCTCGAGAAGATCGCGCTCAGCGATCAGTACTTCATCGACCGCAAGCTCTACCCGAACGTCGATTTCTATTCGGGCATCACGCTGAAGGCGATGGGCTTCCCGGTCTCGATGTTCACCGTGCTGTTCGCGGTCGCCCGCACCGTCGGCTGGATCAGCCAGTGGAGCGAGATGATCGAGGATCCGCACCAGAAGATCGGCCGTCCGCGCCAGCTCTACACCGGCGTCCCCCGCCGCGACTACGTGGCGATCGGCAACCGGAAGTAAGTTTTAGCGATCACGGCTTTCGAAGCGGCGCCATCTCACGATGGCGCCGTTTTCGTTTGCGGAGATATCGTGGGCAAAGGCGTGAAGCGCCGTGCCCACCATCTTTCTTGATTGCAGCAAAAGAGGTGGGCACGCTTCGCTCTGCCCACCTTACGAGCTCGCTGATATCCTCAAGCTCGAGCCGGTTTCACCGGGGCGCATTCGTCTACCGATTTGTCTAACGAAGACTTAGCACTTGTCCGATTACATCCGGGGAGACCACAACCTGAGGTTAACGGACGGCTACCGACTTGACCGTTATGACTCGCTTTCGATGGAAGTCCTGGCTCGCATGGCTCGCCACGAGCTTGCTGATAATTCCCTATGTGTGGGCCGGGTCCCTCGCGAGCAGGACCTACATGTTCGCCATCAAGCTTGAGCCCGGCACTTCGACGGAGTTCGATATCTACCGGTTTATCGAGGGCCCGTTGTCGATGGAGTTGCAATTCCGCGACGGGGGCGACCACACAGGCAGGCCGGAACTGGGCGACTATACGACCCGAGCAGACTTGCGCGAGCCGGGGATTTCGAAGTTCCCCAATCCAGGGAGCGCGATCCGCATCGTCGCATCCGTGCCAGACGCCGCGCCGGTAACTTACGAAGCAATGCCGAAGAGCGGGCATGGCCCCTCGTTTTTCACGCGGAACCTTACGCCCAATCTCTCGATCTCGCCGGGGCGCTACAAGTGGCCGCCGGAGAGGAACGAACTGCTACTCCATCAGGGCACGAACGTTGTCCGCATAAAGGTCGTCGCAGTCGAACGGCCCCTCGTGGGGGAAGAAGTCGAGCTGTGGGTTAAGCCTTCGCTTGGCTTCAAGGCAGGTGCCCCGAGCCTATCATGGCTCTGGCCATCGCTCCTGTGGCCCATCCTCCTCGTCTTCCAATTCTGGTGGGCCTGCGCGCTTTGGGCGACAGGCAAGACACGTCGCGACACCCAATCGCAATAGCGCTGCAACCATTCCGTGACGCTCGCGAAGATTCCTGAAGCGAACGCCTAACGGCGCTGCCCCTTGCGCATGGTCGCGAGCACGATGTCGGCGGCGCGCACGCTGGGCGACTGGTTGCCGGTCGACATGATCGTGTCGAGCTGCGCAAAGGCCTCGACCTGCCGGCGGCGCATGTCCGTATCCGTCAGCACGCCGGAAAGTGCCTGCGACAGCTTCTCGGGCGTGCAATCTTCCTGCAAGTACTCCGGGATTACCTCCGTGCCGATCACGAGATTGGCGAGGATCACCGACGACACCTGGATCGCGCGCCGCAGGATGAAGGCTTCCATCGCACCGACGCGGTAGGCCGTCACCATCGGGACACCCGCCAGTGCGAGCTCCAGCGTCACCGTGCCACTCTTTGCGAGTGCGGCGCGCGCGATGCGGAACGCTGCGCGTTTTTCGGTCTCACCGACCGCGATCTTTGGCGTCACCGGCCAGGCGGCGACGCCCTCGCGTACTGTTTTTTCCAGATGCGGCATGGTCGGCAGGATCAGTTCGAAGTCGCGTCCGCCGGCCTTGAGCTGGCCGAGCGTCGCACCGAAGACGCCGAGGTGGTGGCGGATCTCGCTGCGCCGGCTGCCCGGCAGCACCAGCAGCACCGGCGGCGCGGCATCGCGGCGCGCCTGTTCGTCCGCATTCGGCCGCAGCGACGACAATTGCTCGATCAGGGGATGGCCGACATAGCTGCACGGCGGGCCGCGCAGCTTGCGATATTCCTCGGGCTCGAACGGCAGCAGCGCCAGCACGTGGTCGACATAGCCGAGCATGGCGCGTGCCCGGCCCGGCCGCCAGGCCCAGACCGACGGCGAAACATAGTCGACGATCGGGATCGCCGCGTTGTGGGCGCGCACGCGGCGGGCGACGCGGTGGGTGAAGTCGGGACTGTCGATGATGACGAGCATGTCCGGCGCGGCCTCGATGACCGCGTCGGAGGTCGTGCGGATCAGCCGCAATATCTTCGGCAATTGCTGCACGACGGCGGCAAAGCCGACGATCGACAGCTCCTCGATCGGGAACAGCGAGACCAGCCCTTCCCGCGCCATCATGTGGCCGCCGACGCCTTCGAAGGCGACGGCGTCGCCGAGCCGCTGGCGCAGCACCTTCATCAGCGCCGCGCCCAGCCGATCGCCGGACTCCTCGGTCGCGATCAGGAAGATCTTCTTCTCTGGGCCCCTCACCTGCATCACGCGGGTACACCGATGACGAAGAGATAGCGCGCATCGGCCGCTTCGATCATCGCTTGCGGCTCGGCGGCGAGCGTGTTGCCGGCCATCACGGCGATTCCGGCAAGACCTGCAGCCGCCACGCCTTCGACGGTGCGCGGGCCGATGGTCGGCAGGTCAAAGCGCAGATCCTGGCTGCTCTTGGGCATCTTCACCAGCACGCCGCGCCCCTTGGCCGCGCGGATCCGGCCGTCCTCACGCAGCCGCGCCACGCGCGCGAGCAGCGCGTCGGTGCCCTCGATATCCTCGACCGCGACCACGTGTCCGTCGATCACGACGGCGGCCTGGCCGATATCGAAGGGGCCAAGCGCGGTCAGCACCTTGCGGCCGCGTTCGATGTCATCCGCGGCAGTACCGCTCGGCGCCGCGCGCGTGACGCAGCCTTCCGGCATCAGCAGATCGGGCGCGACGTCCTTGATTCCGACCATGCGAAAGCCGTCCTGCTCGAGCATGCGTCCGACGCCGGAGAGCAGATGATCGTCGCCGCCGCGAAAGGCGCGGATCACATTCCCGAGCAGACGGAGCGTCTTGAAGTCGAGGCGCACTTCCGACAGCGACGGCCGCACCAGCGTGCCGATGAAGACGAGGTCGCGGCAGCCCTCCTCGCGAAACAGCCGCATCGCGCGGCCGAGCTGGCCGACCGAAATCCAGCGATGGCGGAATTTCTCCACCCGTGCCGCATCGCAGGCGCCGCGCAGCGGAAACAGCACCGGCTCGATGCCTTGCGCTGCGAGCGAGTCGGCGACCGCGAACGGCATGGCACCGCCGCCGGCAATGATGCCGACCGGCGACGATATCCCTGATGCCGCTGCGCTCATGGTTGCGGCCATCCCGTGATCACCTGGCGATGGCGGGAAGACAGAGCGGGCGCTTGCCCTTGCCGATAAAGCCGAGGATTTCGGCGATCGCCGGATCTTCACCGGCGAGCGTCTGCACCGCTTCGAGCCGCTCGGCGAACGTGCCGGACCCGTGGAAGAGTTTTTGGTAGAACGCGCGCACGGTAGCAAGCCGCTGCTTGGTGAACTTGCGCCGCTTCATGCCGATGAGATTGAGGCTCTCCAGCACCGCATACTGGCCGTTGACGAGCCCATACGGGATGACGTCGTCGCGTACGCCGCAGACCCCGCCGACCATCACATACGGGCCGATGCGCGTGAATTGATGCACAGCGGACAGGCCGCCGATGTAGACGGCGTCGCCGATCTCGCAGTGGCCGCCGAGCGTCGCCGAGGTCGCGAAGATCACGTTGTTGCCGACCATGCAGTCATGGCCGACATGGCTGTTGTTCATGAAGTAGCCACCGTCGCCGACGCGTGTCAGGCCGCCACCCTTGACGGTGCCGACATTCATCGTCGCGCCTTCGCGGATGATGCAGCCGGAGCCGATCTCGAGCCTGGTGGGCTCGCCCTTGTAGCTGAGGTCCTGCGGCGCACCGCCGAGCACGGCGAACGGCGAGATCACGCAATCGTTGCCGATCGTCGTGTGGCCGATCACGCTGACATGCCCGATCAGCTTGCAGTTCTTGCCGATCACGGCATGGGGGCCAATGATGCAAAAGGGCCCGATCTCGGTGCCCTCGCCGATCACGGCGCCGTCTGCCACCCGCGCGGCGGGGTCAATCTTGCTCATCAAGAAAATCTGATTGTGCGTTGAAGTAGTTTGGTTTTCCGGTGGTTAGCGCGTCTTTGCCCGATCTGTCCAGTGACGTATCATCTCGGCTTGTTTCAGTGCTGCAAGCCATGCCGCCGCTACATTAACGACTTCATGTGGAGCTTTAAGAGTCGTGGTCAGGACCATCGCCCTCCTGCTCTCGCAGCTTCTCACCGCGCCGATCGTGTCGGAGACCGTGGATATCACGGGACGTGGCGAGGTCGATCTCGCAAGCTTCGAATGCCGCGACATCAATCGCAGCACCGTGCTCCAGCGCGTCTGTTACGACCGCGAGCAGCACGACCTGATCGTCGCGATCGATGGCGCCTATGACCGATATTGCGGCGTGCCGGCGCGCACGGTCGACGGCCTGATGGGCGCGCCGTCCATGGGGCAGTTCTTCAACCAGAATATCAGGCGGCAGATATCGGGCGATCGCTACGATTGCCCGGTCCCGCGACGGACCTAGCAAGAGCAGCCGTCAATCCGTCAGCATGGCGCCGACATCGGCTTCTGCGACGACCGTGCCGTTGAC from Bradyrhizobium arachidis carries:
- a CDS encoding KTSC domain-containing protein — encoded protein: MVRTIALLLSQLLTAPIVSETVDITGRGEVDLASFECRDINRSTVLQRVCYDREQHDLIVAIDGAYDRYCGVPARTVDGLMGAPSMGQFFNQNIRRQISGDRYDCPVPRRT
- the lpxB gene encoding lipid-A-disaccharide synthase, encoding MMQVRGPEKKIFLIATEESGDRLGAALMKVLRQRLGDAVAFEGVGGHMMAREGLVSLFPIEELSIVGFAAVVQQLPKILRLIRTTSDAVIEAAPDMLVIIDSPDFTHRVARRVRAHNAAIPIVDYVSPSVWAWRPGRARAMLGYVDHVLALLPFEPEEYRKLRGPPCSYVGHPLIEQLSSLRPNADEQARRDAAPPVLLVLPGSRRSEIRHHLGVFGATLGQLKAGGRDFELILPTMPHLEKTVREGVAAWPVTPKIAVGETEKRAAFRIARAALAKSGTVTLELALAGVPMVTAYRVGAMEAFILRRAIQVSSVILANLVIGTEVIPEYLQEDCTPEKLSQALSGVLTDTDMRRRQVEAFAQLDTIMSTGNQSPSVRAADIVLATMRKGQRR
- the lpxA gene encoding acyl-ACP--UDP-N-acetylglucosamine O-acyltransferase; translation: MSKIDPAARVADGAVIGEGTEIGPFCIIGPHAVIGKNCKLIGHVSVIGHTTIGNDCVISPFAVLGGAPQDLSYKGEPTRLEIGSGCIIREGATMNVGTVKGGGLTRVGDGGYFMNNSHVGHDCMVGNNVIFATSATLGGHCEIGDAVYIGGLSAVHQFTRIGPYVMVGGVCGVRDDVIPYGLVNGQYAVLESLNLIGMKRRKFTKQRLATVRAFYQKLFHGSGTFAERLEAVQTLAGEDPAIAEILGFIGKGKRPLCLPAIAR
- the gltA gene encoding citrate synthase translates to MDAKPSTKTATLTVGNKNYDLPILSGSIGPDVVDIGKLYGQSGLFTYDPGFTSTASCQSKITYIDGDAGVLEYRGYPIEQLAEHGDFLETCYLLLYGDLPTAAQKKDFDYRVTHHTMVHEQMARFFQGFRRDAHPMAIMVAAVGALAAFYHDSTDINDPKQRMIASMRMIAKIPTLAAMAFKYTVGQPFVYPKNSLKFAENFLNMCFAVPCEDYKINPVLAEALEKIFILHADHEQNASTSTVRIAGSSGANPFACIAAGIACLWGPAHGGANEAALAMLADIGTVDKIPEFITKVKDKSSEVRLMGFGHRVYKNYDPRAKIMQKMCHAVLKETGHGDDPMLKVALELEKIALSDQYFIDRKLYPNVDFYSGITLKAMGFPVSMFTVLFAVARTVGWISQWSEMIEDPHQKIGRPRQLYTGVPRRDYVAIGNRK
- the gltX gene encoding glutamate--tRNA ligase codes for the protein MTDSVVTRFAPSPTGFLHIGGARTALFNWLYAKKHGGKMLLRIEDTDRERSTKEAIDAILDGLKWLELGWDGDVIYQFSRAARHREVAEQLLAEGKAYRCYATPEELTAMREKARAEGRTRLYDGMWRDRDPATAPSGMKPTIRLRAPQTGETVIEDQVQGRVVWQNENLDDLVLLRGDGTPTYMLAVVVDDHDMAVTHVIRGDDHLINAARQKQIYDAMGWALPSMSHIPLIHGPDGSKLSKRHGALGVDAYRAMGYLPAALRNYLVRLGWSHGDQEIFSTEEMIAAFDLSGIGRAAARFDFAKLESLNGHYIRNADDASLVKMFEDVLDHVPTKSELKAKLNDTTRAQLLKAMPSLKERAKTLIELIDGAYFIFADRPLELDPKAAALLTDDNRRLIGRLHSALENVEAWSAATAEAALRSYAEENSLKLGAVAQPLRAALTGRSTSPGIFEVLDVLGRQESLGRLKDQATT
- a CDS encoding LpxI family protein — encoded protein: MSAAASGISSPVGIIAGGGAMPFAVADSLAAQGIEPVLFPLRGACDAARVEKFRHRWISVGQLGRAMRLFREEGCRDLVFIGTLVRPSLSEVRLDFKTLRLLGNVIRAFRGGDDHLLSGVGRMLEQDGFRMVGIKDVAPDLLMPEGCVTRAAPSGTAADDIERGRKVLTALGPFDIGQAAVVIDGHVVAVEDIEGTDALLARVARLREDGRIRAAKGRGVLVKMPKSSQDLRFDLPTIGPRTVEGVAAAGLAGIAVMAGNTLAAEPQAMIEAADARYLFVIGVPA